One window of Chloroflexi bacterium ADurb.Bin180 genomic DNA carries:
- the rip3 gene encoding putative zinc metalloprotease Rip3, which produces MAFTLGTIAGVRIRLHLSFVLLILLAAYYWGPAIGHGWAGALFGIAVTVAVFALVVIHELAHSWAARRLGISVAEIELSPLGGIAKMDLTSSQPRQEFLVALAGPVASLVSAVPFAALVSLLVARGKLQALSQALYLLGTPSWVGLLLNLLAGSVLLALFNLLPAFPLDGGRILRGLLSPRLGRADATLWTAYTGQLVATAMAGVALFYSNLAAALMAALVFLSSRQERQLIELSGTLGPRRVREVLTTDAPTLQADDPLSVALERLRRGQVPPYAVVAEGAYVGLLRLNDITSAFETYDATIPVREIARTDLPVLAPEDDLATVHQRMLLSGSHCLAVLKDGQFLGTITMEQLKAIHTLEIAARRRQQTDRLLQRKTTGGDHGTQ; this is translated from the coding sequence TTGGCATTTACTCTAGGGACAATAGCCGGCGTTCGCATCCGCCTCCATCTGAGCTTTGTTCTGCTCATCCTCCTAGCGGCATACTACTGGGGACCAGCGATCGGACACGGCTGGGCCGGAGCGCTGTTTGGCATTGCGGTTACCGTGGCCGTGTTTGCCCTGGTCGTTATCCACGAGCTGGCCCATAGCTGGGCTGCCCGACGGCTTGGCATCAGCGTCGCCGAAATCGAGCTCTCGCCTCTGGGTGGAATAGCCAAGATGGACCTGACCTCGTCTCAGCCGAGGCAAGAGTTCCTCGTGGCGCTTGCGGGTCCTGTCGCCAGCCTCGTGTCAGCAGTACCCTTTGCTGCTCTGGTCTCGCTGCTGGTTGCGCGGGGCAAGCTGCAGGCCCTGAGTCAGGCTCTCTACCTCCTGGGCACGCCCTCGTGGGTCGGGCTCTTGCTGAATCTGCTGGCGGGCAGTGTACTGCTGGCTCTGTTCAACCTCCTTCCCGCGTTTCCCCTGGATGGCGGACGGATCCTCCGGGGCCTCCTCTCGCCGCGCCTGGGGCGAGCCGACGCCACCCTCTGGACAGCCTACACCGGCCAGCTCGTCGCTACGGCAATGGCCGGCGTGGCTCTGTTCTACTCCAACCTGGCTGCTGCGCTGATGGCCGCACTGGTGTTCCTGTCCTCGCGTCAGGAGCGCCAGCTCATTGAGCTGTCCGGTACATTGGGCCCCCGGCGAGTACGAGAAGTGCTCACGACCGACGCGCCAACGCTCCAGGCCGACGATCCTCTTTCGGTGGCGCTGGAGCGACTCAGACGTGGCCAGGTGCCACCCTATGCGGTCGTTGCCGAAGGCGCCTATGTCGGGCTGCTGCGCTTGAACGACATCACCTCCGCGTTTGAGACTTACGACGCCACGATTCCAGTGCGAGAGATCGCCCGGACCGACCTGCCCGTGCTCGCGCCGGAGGATGACCTGGCCACGGTCCATCAGCGCATGCTCCTGTCGGGCTCACACTGCCTGGCGGTGCTGAAGGATGGCCAGTTCCTGGGAACCATCACCATGGAACAACTCAAGGCCATACACACCCTGGAGATCGCAGCCAGGCGCCGTCAGCAGACAGACCGGCTGCTGCAACGCAAGACCACCGGGGGTGATCATGGAACGCAGTGA
- a CDS encoding Tetratricopeptide repeat protein, with product MYCNQCGTRLDDGIWTCPRCGHDVPESLRALLLRSSTGTVPTPDEEARPQPEEYELLDSGRSFVPQEETLPLTPPNSAEAAAHREIEMPASPDKAEAGTAAAATPTPAVEPESSEVPVKGKPRSRRRRGCGWAMIAGMLAGCALLIMLSVGGLAVYQGLQERTRLNRAAAAEHYQRGLEQLAASNYELARAELEMAVALDPRNRDAEAKLIEVNSLVGQLPTPTSAVRRQTAVLLYNEARELYNQGDWEGAAAKLEQVRSLDADYEPDKVTELLFESSFKAGQKLVGESRMEEAIRYFDHALALRPSDVTVRDQKRYASLYLAGIGYWGANWQGAIDTFTALYQLQPNYLDTKQRLFDAHVEFGDYLLSKDQWCNARDQYNGALSYSVNAEVVAKRESAEQLCIQGALPTATPAPSGTFVGRLVTVEDVGSASAMMIRGYVKDAQGQPIPNTQVGLSAFDWNASPAVTNGEGLFAFDGLGNPVTYTLTLLDLPSVPLSVKADWSKLAWVEFQARP from the coding sequence ATGTATTGTAACCAATGCGGCACCAGGCTTGACGATGGCATCTGGACTTGCCCCAGGTGCGGACACGACGTTCCTGAGAGCCTGCGAGCGCTGCTGCTCAGATCCAGCACCGGCACCGTGCCGACGCCTGATGAAGAGGCGAGACCGCAACCCGAAGAGTACGAGCTCCTGGACAGCGGCCGCTCCTTCGTTCCGCAGGAAGAGACGCTGCCACTCACGCCACCGAATTCGGCGGAGGCTGCCGCGCACAGGGAAATCGAGATGCCAGCATCGCCTGACAAGGCAGAGGCAGGCACCGCTGCGGCCGCCACACCCACCCCCGCGGTCGAACCAGAGAGTAGTGAGGTGCCGGTCAAGGGCAAGCCCCGCTCACGTCGCCGCCGCGGCTGCGGGTGGGCTATGATCGCGGGCATGCTGGCCGGATGCGCCCTGCTGATCATGCTCTCCGTGGGCGGCCTGGCCGTCTATCAGGGACTGCAGGAACGTACCCGGCTGAACCGCGCCGCAGCAGCGGAGCACTACCAGCGCGGCTTGGAGCAGCTCGCCGCCAGCAACTATGAGCTGGCCAGGGCCGAGCTGGAGATGGCCGTGGCGCTCGACCCCCGCAACCGCGATGCAGAGGCCAAGCTGATCGAGGTCAACTCGCTGGTTGGGCAATTGCCTACTCCGACGTCAGCCGTCAGGCGCCAGACGGCGGTCTTGCTCTACAACGAGGCCCGCGAGCTCTACAACCAGGGCGACTGGGAAGGCGCTGCGGCCAAACTGGAGCAGGTGCGATCACTCGATGCTGACTATGAACCGGACAAGGTCACCGAGCTGCTTTTCGAGTCTAGCTTCAAGGCCGGTCAGAAGCTGGTAGGCGAAAGCCGGATGGAAGAAGCCATCCGTTACTTTGACCACGCACTCGCGCTCCGTCCGTCTGACGTTACCGTGCGCGACCAGAAGAGATACGCTTCTCTGTACCTGGCTGGAATCGGCTACTGGGGCGCGAACTGGCAGGGGGCGATCGACACCTTCACTGCGCTCTACCAGTTGCAGCCCAACTACCTGGACACCAAGCAGCGCCTTTTTGACGCTCATGTCGAGTTCGGCGACTATCTGCTCAGTAAGGACCAGTGGTGCAACGCTCGCGATCAGTACAACGGAGCGCTCAGCTACTCGGTCAACGCCGAGGTGGTGGCCAAGAGGGAAAGCGCCGAACAGCTCTGCATTCAGGGAGCCTTGCCCACGGCAACCCCGGCGCCAAGCGGCACATTCGTTGGCCGATTGGTCACGGTCGAGGACGTGGGTTCGGCCAGCGCGATGATGATCCGCGGCTATGTGAAGGACGCGCAGGGTCAGCCAATCCCCAACACCCAGGTTGGTCTATCGGCGTTCGACTGGAATGCCTCGCCAGCAGTAACCAACGGCGAAGGGCTCTTTGCCTTCGATGGTCTGGGCAATCCGGTGACCTACACGCTCACCCTCCTTGACCTGCCTTCGGTGCCTCTGTCGGTGAAGGCAGACTGGAGCAAGCTCGCCTGGGTCGAGTTCCAGGCACGGCCATAG
- the pyk gene encoding Pyruvate kinase, with product MLRTKIVCTIGPASRSPELLRELIANGMNVARLNFSHGTLDVHAENVERISAASAAVGRPVAILMDLQGPKLRVGEIEGDGVALTQGQEVVLTTRQIRGHQGEVPVQYPSLPQLVEPGDRILMDDGLLEVVVLSVEGGDIRTRVVTGGRLTSNKGLNLPRAHSSIPAITNKDRADVDFALAHQADWIALSFVRSGGEVLELKELIRHRCTASRLPRVVAKIEKPEAVENIEAIIAAADGIMVARGDLGIETSPEDVPLVQKMIISKCNRAGVPVITATQMLDSMIRNPRPTRAEASDVANAILDGTDALMLSGETAAGAYPLLSLQTMVRIAQRTEAEGLSSISAPVARPPVTRDIAEAVSHAACETAMHLGAAAIITPTASGQTARMVSKYRPPMPIIAVTPSPAVRRQLCLMWGVSPLLAKRTDNTDEMMTDAVSAARASGIVHPGELVVLTAGAAGSAPMSTNLIRVHVMERILAEGTGFGTHPIQGRARVLGDLLPDAADIHSSDILVVRQTTPEMIPLAERAAGLVVGAGGTGSHATQLCAELGLPAIIGVGDAVSAIKDNQTLTLDPQRGLVYEGSIRT from the coding sequence ATGCTGCGCACCAAGATCGTCTGCACCATCGGTCCCGCCAGCCGTTCGCCAGAGCTGCTGCGGGAGCTGATCGCCAACGGCATGAACGTTGCCCGCCTCAACTTTTCGCACGGTACGCTGGATGTCCACGCTGAGAACGTGGAGCGCATCAGCGCGGCCAGTGCGGCCGTCGGCCGGCCAGTGGCCATCCTGATGGACCTCCAGGGGCCCAAGCTCCGGGTGGGCGAAATCGAGGGTGACGGCGTGGCGCTGACGCAGGGTCAGGAAGTAGTGCTCACCACACGCCAGATCCGCGGACACCAGGGAGAAGTGCCCGTCCAGTACCCCAGCCTGCCGCAGCTCGTCGAGCCAGGCGACCGCATCCTGATGGATGACGGGCTCCTGGAAGTGGTCGTGCTGAGCGTCGAGGGCGGGGACATTCGAACCAGGGTAGTAACGGGCGGCAGGCTCACCAGCAATAAGGGCCTGAATCTGCCTCGAGCACACAGCAGCATCCCCGCTATCACTAACAAAGACCGGGCGGACGTCGACTTTGCCCTGGCACACCAGGCGGACTGGATCGCGCTGTCCTTCGTTCGCAGCGGCGGGGAGGTCCTGGAACTCAAGGAACTCATTCGCCATCGCTGCACCGCGAGTCGGCTGCCGCGCGTCGTCGCCAAAATCGAAAAGCCAGAGGCCGTCGAGAACATCGAAGCCATCATCGCCGCGGCAGACGGCATCATGGTCGCTCGCGGGGACCTGGGCATTGAGACGTCTCCTGAAGACGTGCCCCTCGTTCAAAAGATGATCATCAGCAAGTGCAACCGCGCCGGAGTCCCGGTCATCACGGCAACGCAGATGCTGGACTCGATGATCAGGAATCCACGCCCCACACGCGCCGAAGCGAGCGACGTGGCCAACGCGATCCTGGACGGCACCGATGCCCTGATGCTCTCGGGCGAGACCGCAGCCGGGGCCTACCCGCTTCTGTCCCTGCAGACGATGGTCAGGATCGCACAGCGGACTGAGGCGGAAGGCCTGAGCTCCATCAGCGCACCGGTCGCTCGCCCTCCGGTCACGCGCGATATCGCCGAGGCAGTCAGTCACGCCGCGTGCGAGACGGCGATGCATCTCGGCGCAGCCGCAATCATCACGCCAACAGCTTCTGGCCAGACGGCCAGGATGGTCTCCAAGTACCGGCCGCCGATGCCGATCATCGCCGTTACCCCGAGCCCGGCTGTGAGAAGGCAGCTCTGCCTGATGTGGGGAGTGTCTCCTCTTCTGGCCAAGCGCACTGACAATACCGATGAGATGATGACCGATGCTGTCTCCGCAGCCAGAGCCAGCGGCATCGTCCATCCCGGCGAGCTCGTTGTTCTGACCGCCGGGGCCGCCGGCAGCGCTCCTATGTCAACCAACCTCATTCGAGTCCACGTGATGGAGCGCATTCTCGCCGAGGGCACGGGATTCGGCACTCACCCGATTCAAGGCCGGGCCAGAGTCTTGGGGGACCTCCTGCCCGACGCCGCTGACATCCATTCCTCGGACATTCTGGTCGTGCGCCAGACTACCCCTGAGATGATACCTCTGGCCGAGAGAGCAGCCGGTCTGGTAGTAGGAGCAGGCGGAACAGGGTCGCATGCAACGCAACTGTGCGCTGAGCTTGGCCTTCCTGCGATCATCGGCGTAGGCGATGCTGTGTCGGCGATCAAAGACAACCAGACCCTGACCCTCGACCCGCAACGCGGCCTGGTCTATGAAGGCTCCATCCGAACGTAG
- the fghA gene encoding S-formylglutathione hydrolase has product MCPSLWPTRLPPGFSRRVWPSSSLRRKVEFILYQPESASTCRLPTLYLLHGSGHSPATVLRDVRPQSCLVDLGEALLVIPDGRQGWWLDSPIIEHSRYESYLLELVRFVESEYPVAADRESRGLCGFSMGGFGAMHLAARHAEHFGSASSLLGPLDIVQWHPEYYRLARLLGRDLATWREHNPTECCAHLANTSLRFSTGSEAVDRPQNDAFARALDRLAIAHEYEIYPGMHDAAWVRAHLASDFAFHRRCFSRRA; this is encoded by the coding sequence ATGTGCCCTTCTCTGTGGCCAACCAGACTCCCGCCGGGCTTCTCGCGGCGCGTGTGGCCGAGCTCGAGCCTGCGGCGCAAGGTAGAGTTCATTCTGTACCAGCCGGAATCGGCGAGTACGTGCCGCCTCCCCACGCTTTACCTTCTACATGGGTCAGGGCACTCGCCAGCGACGGTGCTGCGCGATGTGCGGCCCCAGTCGTGCCTGGTCGACCTGGGCGAGGCGCTGCTGGTCATCCCGGACGGCCGCCAGGGATGGTGGCTGGACAGCCCCATCATTGAGCACTCGCGCTACGAATCCTACCTGCTGGAGCTGGTCCGCTTCGTCGAGAGTGAGTATCCAGTGGCAGCGGACCGGGAATCGCGCGGACTGTGCGGCTTTAGTATGGGCGGTTTCGGGGCGATGCACCTGGCGGCCAGACACGCAGAGCACTTTGGCTCTGCCTCCTCGCTGCTGGGCCCACTGGACATCGTTCAGTGGCACCCCGAGTACTACCGACTCGCCCGCCTGCTGGGCCGAGACCTGGCGACCTGGCGTGAGCACAATCCGACCGAATGCTGTGCCCATCTGGCCAATACCAGCCTGCGGTTCTCCACCGGCTCTGAGGCCGTCGACCGACCGCAGAACGATGCCTTCGCGCGGGCGCTGGACCGACTGGCCATTGCTCACGAGTACGAGATCTATCCCGGAATGCACGATGCTGCCTGGGTTCGCGCTCACCTGGCTAGCGATTTCGCGTTTCACCGCCGCTGTTTCTCCAGGCGAGCTTGA
- the eamA_2 gene encoding putative amino-acid metabolite efflux pump yields MTDRNRSTRLGLMDLALLATVFIWGANFSVVKYALAELTPMTYNALRFGGASLLTLLLAWLVERNLRIERSDWGYFLMLSLIGNLIYEVLFINGLALSRAGNTSLILSTAPIWVAVLGTATGQERLSAVNWVGVLLSFGGLFVLTAASTAGLVMGRGALVGGLLVLASAFCWSVYTLLLKRMVHKYSSLVATAWVMALTSPLLILAAAPDLRAQNWHAVSSRSWLGLLYSTVLAISIGYTVWSTGVKHVGSARTAVYSYLTPLISVSVAWITLGETMHPWQAVGAAAIVVGVVLGRLKAGT; encoded by the coding sequence ATGACCGATCGGAACCGCTCTACCAGGCTCGGCCTGATGGACCTGGCACTGCTGGCCACCGTGTTCATCTGGGGGGCCAACTTTTCCGTGGTGAAGTACGCTTTGGCCGAACTGACGCCAATGACCTACAACGCGCTGAGGTTTGGCGGAGCCTCACTCTTGACCCTTCTGCTTGCCTGGCTCGTAGAGCGGAACCTGCGCATCGAGCGTTCCGACTGGGGCTACTTCTTGATGCTCAGCCTGATTGGCAACTTGATCTACGAGGTTCTCTTCATCAACGGGTTGGCGTTGAGCCGCGCTGGAAACACCTCGCTGATTCTGTCCACAGCTCCCATCTGGGTGGCGGTCCTCGGCACGGCAACAGGACAGGAGCGTCTGTCAGCGGTGAACTGGGTCGGCGTTCTCCTCAGCTTTGGCGGCCTGTTTGTTCTTACCGCCGCGTCGACAGCCGGTCTGGTAATGGGTCGCGGTGCCCTGGTCGGCGGGCTCCTGGTGCTGGCTTCTGCCTTCTGCTGGTCGGTGTACACGCTGCTGCTCAAGCGCATGGTGCACAAGTACTCGTCGCTGGTTGCCACGGCCTGGGTAATGGCTCTCACCTCGCCACTGCTCATCCTGGCCGCTGCCCCCGACCTGCGCGCACAGAACTGGCACGCCGTCTCCTCTCGGAGCTGGCTCGGCCTGCTCTATTCCACCGTCCTGGCCATCTCCATTGGCTACACTGTCTGGAGCACTGGTGTCAAGCATGTGGGTAGTGCCCGCACCGCGGTCTACTCCTACCTCACGCCGCTGATCTCGGTGAGCGTCGCCTGGATCACGCTGGGTGAAACCATGCATCCCTGGCAGGCGGTCGGCGCGGCGGCCATCGTAGTCGGCGTGGTGCTGGGCCGCCTCAAGGCAGGCACCTGA
- a CDS encoding PEGA domain protein, giving the protein MGIPRVTCPQTKKNRSIGRQWVLLAVVALSSACRLTQPQASPTPAPTPTLQPARVVITTSPAGAAVLVDGQPSGHTPLELTLAPSTHTIRVELAGYAPVERTMELAPGQALTLTETLRDTASPHVELAGVSASARVGDTVSIRARATDNDQVVSMRLSTNGSFLFETRGAELDYAWNTGGETAGVYELRVEAIDADGNVGLAAQQVTLVQPVTPTPAPSPTPSPTSTPPVRVYETRLSIPTYPYASFLHERLDADYNWRVLWLDHGAYEASRPVPQPRQYQAVVLENRYLQLVFLPELGGRLYQCIIKATGQNIFYQNPVIKPSYWGPLPRDENWWLAAGGMEWALPVQEHGYDWGVPWTYRTTTSREGATIILTSSGGADQVAASVTLTLPAESRSFRVQPRLTNRSSQPQALQFWINAALALGSTTVTPNTHFVIPANRATVHSSGDSTLPAEHQTMSWPVYDGRDLSRYGNWRNWLGVFFPDAAANYVGAYSDETGLGVARVYPSDLAPGCKLFGFGTDFAARDEYADDGSQYFELWGGPCRSFWAEDDLLLAAGQSIAWSETWLPFTGLGGISYANAEAVAFTMLDGGAVRLSIAPARAGNSELRVSWNGKTLYTGQLVLDPNRPAALNLPLPSGASVPGELQIDLREGGLHLLTFTRTLGSQ; this is encoded by the coding sequence ATGGGAATCCCCCGAGTGACCTGCCCGCAAACGAAGAAAAACCGCAGCATTGGGCGCCAGTGGGTGCTGCTGGCAGTTGTTGCCCTGTCGTCCGCCTGCCGCCTGACACAGCCGCAGGCATCGCCCACGCCCGCCCCTACTCCGACTCTGCAGCCAGCCAGGGTTGTGATTACGACGTCACCCGCAGGCGCTGCTGTACTGGTGGATGGCCAGCCATCTGGCCATACACCGCTGGAGCTGACCCTGGCACCCTCGACCCATACTATCAGGGTGGAGCTCGCCGGCTACGCGCCTGTTGAACGCACCATGGAGCTTGCGCCGGGCCAGGCGCTTACCCTCACCGAGACCTTGCGCGATACAGCCTCACCGCACGTAGAGCTGGCCGGGGTCTCCGCTTCGGCAAGGGTCGGCGATACCGTGTCCATTCGTGCCCGAGCCACAGACAATGACCAGGTGGTCAGCATGCGATTGTCAACGAACGGCTCATTCCTGTTTGAGACCAGGGGAGCCGAGCTCGATTACGCCTGGAACACGGGCGGCGAGACAGCCGGCGTCTACGAGCTGCGTGTCGAAGCCATCGATGCCGACGGCAACGTAGGCCTGGCGGCGCAGCAGGTGACGTTAGTTCAACCGGTCACTCCCACCCCGGCACCTTCTCCCACGCCTTCACCCACTTCCACGCCGCCGGTTCGTGTTTACGAGACTCGACTGAGCATCCCCACCTATCCTTATGCTTCATTCCTGCACGAGCGCCTCGACGCTGACTACAACTGGCGAGTGCTGTGGCTCGACCACGGGGCCTACGAGGCGAGCCGGCCCGTGCCTCAGCCTCGGCAGTACCAGGCAGTGGTCCTGGAAAACCGCTATCTCCAGCTCGTTTTCCTGCCCGAGTTGGGGGGCAGACTCTACCAGTGCATCATCAAAGCCACCGGCCAGAACATCTTTTACCAGAACCCAGTGATCAAGCCCTCCTACTGGGGCCCCCTGCCGCGAGACGAGAACTGGTGGCTGGCCGCAGGAGGCATGGAGTGGGCTCTGCCAGTTCAGGAGCACGGCTACGACTGGGGCGTGCCGTGGACCTACCGTACCACAACGAGCCGAGAAGGAGCGACGATCATCCTTACCAGCAGTGGTGGGGCGGACCAGGTGGCGGCTTCGGTCACTCTAACCCTGCCCGCCGAATCTCGCTCCTTTCGCGTACAACCGCGCCTGACGAACCGCTCCTCCCAGCCCCAGGCGCTGCAGTTCTGGATCAATGCCGCTCTGGCTCTGGGTTCGACAACGGTCACGCCCAACACGCATTTCGTCATTCCTGCGAACCGCGCTACAGTGCACAGCAGCGGCGACTCGACTTTGCCCGCCGAGCACCAGACGATGTCCTGGCCCGTGTACGATGGCCGCGACTTGAGCCGGTACGGGAACTGGCGCAACTGGCTGGGCGTCTTTTTCCCAGACGCGGCGGCCAACTATGTTGGCGCCTACAGCGACGAGACCGGCCTGGGTGTGGCCAGGGTCTACCCGTCTGATCTGGCCCCCGGGTGCAAGCTGTTCGGCTTTGGCACCGACTTTGCGGCCCGCGACGAATACGCCGATGACGGCTCGCAGTATTTCGAGCTCTGGGGCGGCCCCTGCCGCTCTTTCTGGGCAGAGGATGACCTGCTGCTGGCCGCCGGCCAGTCCATCGCCTGGAGCGAGACGTGGCTGCCTTTCACCGGGCTCGGCGGCATCAGCTATGCCAACGCAGAGGCAGTCGCTTTCACTATGCTCGACGGCGGGGCAGTGCGTTTGTCCATCGCCCCAGCGCGAGCCGGCAATTCAGAGCTTAGGGTGTCCTGGAACGGGAAGACCCTGTACACGGGCCAACTGGTCCTGGATCCAAACCGCCCTGCTGCCTTGAATCTGCCGCTGCCATCGGGCGCTTCCGTGCCCGGCGAGCTCCAGATCGACCTGCGTGAGGGGGGACTGCACCTGCTGACCTTCACGCGCACCCTTGGTAGCCAGTGA
- the ttuD gene encoding putative hydroxypyruvate reductase: protein MERSDAFDLRAFDGLPPGSRGQVEEIARAALAAADPRAAVQRSLRLEGDVLWVCGRAYSLSEYQRVYVVGAGKASAAMAVAVEQVLGNRIAGGWVNVKDGYVASTSAVAIHEAGHPLPDERSVVGSRQIVGLVDQATERDLILCLISGGGSALMTLPVEGITLADMSALTGSLLRSGATINEMNAVRKHLEQLKGGQLARLASPATVIALILSDVIGSPLDVIASGPTSPDESTYVDALSVLRKYDLIATAPPSIVRHLERGAAGKVAETPKRGDRAFERVQNWIIASNEQAAEAAVAKARELGLHALLLSTFVEGEAREVARVLAGILREIDHSGRPLARPACLVAGGETTVTVRGSGLGGRNQELALAAVVPLAGLSNVALLSLGTDGSDGPTDAAGAMTTGLTASRAAARELEPRAFLANNDAYHFFQPLGDLIKTGPTNTNVNDLVLLFAW, encoded by the coding sequence ATGGAACGCAGTGACGCCTTTGACCTGAGGGCTTTCGACGGCCTTCCACCAGGCTCGCGCGGCCAGGTCGAGGAGATCGCGCGTGCGGCTCTTGCCGCCGCCGACCCTCGTGCTGCAGTCCAGCGATCACTGCGACTGGAAGGTGACGTCCTGTGGGTCTGCGGCCGCGCCTACTCCTTGAGCGAATACCAGCGGGTGTACGTGGTAGGCGCCGGTAAGGCGAGCGCAGCCATGGCTGTGGCCGTGGAGCAGGTGCTGGGCAATCGCATCGCTGGCGGATGGGTCAACGTCAAAGACGGCTACGTGGCCTCCACCAGCGCCGTGGCCATCCACGAAGCGGGCCATCCCCTTCCCGACGAGCGCAGTGTGGTGGGCAGCAGGCAAATCGTCGGACTGGTCGACCAAGCCACGGAGCGCGATCTCATCCTGTGCCTGATCTCCGGTGGCGGCTCGGCTCTGATGACGCTGCCCGTCGAAGGCATCACGCTTGCCGACATGTCTGCCCTCACTGGCTCGCTATTGCGCTCGGGGGCAACGATCAACGAGATGAACGCCGTGCGCAAACACCTCGAGCAGCTCAAGGGGGGGCAACTCGCTCGCCTGGCCAGCCCGGCCACGGTCATCGCCCTGATCCTGTCCGATGTCATCGGCAGCCCGCTCGATGTGATTGCCTCCGGGCCAACCAGTCCCGACGAGTCCACCTATGTCGACGCCCTCTCTGTTCTACGCAAGTACGACCTGATAGCCACTGCGCCGCCCTCCATCGTCAGGCACCTCGAGCGCGGTGCGGCGGGGAAGGTCGCCGAGACTCCCAAACGCGGTGACCGCGCCTTTGAGCGAGTCCAGAACTGGATCATCGCCAGCAATGAGCAGGCCGCGGAAGCTGCCGTCGCCAAGGCCCGGGAGCTGGGCTTGCACGCTCTGCTCCTGTCCACCTTTGTCGAGGGGGAGGCCAGAGAAGTGGCTCGCGTCTTGGCCGGCATTCTGCGCGAGATCGACCACTCGGGGCGGCCCCTGGCGCGCCCGGCCTGCCTGGTCGCAGGCGGCGAAACCACGGTGACCGTCCGTGGATCCGGGCTGGGCGGGCGGAATCAGGAGTTAGCCCTGGCTGCCGTGGTGCCCCTGGCTGGCCTGAGCAACGTCGCCCTGCTGTCGCTGGGGACAGACGGCTCCGACGGCCCTACCGATGCTGCCGGGGCAATGACCACCGGCCTCACAGCTTCTCGAGCCGCAGCCAGAGAGCTGGAACCCCGGGCGTTCCTGGCCAACAACGACGCCTATCACTTCTTCCAGCCCCTCGGTGATCTCATCAAGACCGGCCCTACCAACACCAACGTGAATGACTTGGTGCTGCTCTTTGCCTGGTAG
- the fas6 gene encoding LOG family protein ORF6 in fasciation locus, with the protein MVRQVKVSPDSSLVVCVFGSSLVAEGSLPYEEARRVGCLLARAGYRVCSGGYGGTMEAVSRGAKEAGGSTIGVTTDWFSELQANRWIDQEIRTGRYQDRLNKLIETGAAYLAVHGGVGTLTEISLVWSLLQTHSLEQRPFVLLSHPWQGLLTLARESFITRPGDLAIPQLADTPEDAVRLIDTGLRGDRR; encoded by the coding sequence ATGGTCCGCCAGGTGAAGGTCTCCCCGGATAGCTCATTAGTGGTCTGCGTTTTTGGCAGTTCGTTGGTAGCGGAAGGCAGCCTGCCGTACGAAGAGGCCAGACGTGTCGGTTGCCTGTTGGCCCGCGCCGGCTACCGCGTCTGCAGCGGCGGCTATGGTGGCACGATGGAAGCGGTCAGCCGCGGCGCGAAGGAAGCCGGCGGAAGCACTATCGGTGTCACCACGGACTGGTTCTCCGAGCTCCAGGCCAACCGATGGATCGACCAGGAGATCCGCACTGGCAGGTACCAGGACCGACTCAACAAGCTCATCGAGACCGGTGCTGCCTACCTCGCCGTGCACGGCGGGGTAGGCACCCTCACTGAGATCAGCTTGGTCTGGAGTCTGCTGCAGACGCACTCCCTGGAGCAGCGCCCCTTTGTGCTGCTCAGCCATCCCTGGCAAGGTCTGCTCACGCTCGCCCGCGAGTCCTTCATCACCCGCCCGGGGGACCTGGCGATCCCCCAACTTGCGGACACGCCAGAGGACGCAGTTCGCCTGATCGACACTGGATTGAGAGGGGACAGACGATGA
- the rpiA gene encoding Ribose-5-phosphate isomerase A encodes MNPKQMAAEHALSFISNGMVVGLGTGTTASYFVEALGRRLRDGQLKDIQGVPTSNSTERLARQWEIPLTTLRLSPWLDVTVDGADEIGPGLTLIKGQGGALLHEKIVARATRLEIIVADQTKVVQVLGTRSPLAVEVVPFGWPTYERALRELACEPELRTIDDEPFLTDEHNFVVDCHFERIDDPAGLERELNLIPGVVENGLFINLAHRVFVGSPIGVTELFA; translated from the coding sequence GTGAACCCGAAACAGATGGCAGCAGAGCACGCCCTTTCGTTCATCAGCAACGGCATGGTGGTTGGCCTCGGCACAGGCACGACCGCGAGCTACTTTGTCGAGGCCCTTGGCCGACGCCTGCGCGATGGCCAACTGAAGGACATCCAGGGGGTGCCTACGTCAAATAGCACCGAGCGTCTGGCTCGACAGTGGGAGATCCCGCTGACCACGCTGCGGCTGTCCCCCTGGCTCGACGTGACCGTGGACGGTGCTGACGAGATCGGTCCCGGGTTAACCCTGATCAAGGGCCAGGGTGGTGCGCTTCTCCATGAGAAGATCGTGGCGCGAGCAACGCGGCTGGAGATCATTGTCGCCGACCAGACCAAGGTGGTGCAGGTACTGGGGACCCGTTCTCCGCTGGCGGTAGAGGTTGTTCCTTTTGGTTGGCCCACCTACGAGAGGGCTCTGCGCGAGCTGGCGTGCGAACCAGAGCTGCGTACGATAGACGACGAGCCATTCCTCACCGACGAGCACAACTTTGTCGTCGATTGTCATTTCGAGCGCATCGATGACCCGGCCGGCCTCGAACGTGAGCTCAACCTCATTCCTGGAGTGGTGGAGAATGGCCTGTTCATCAACCTCGCTCACAGGGTCTTTGTCGGCTCACCCATTGGCGTGACCGAGCTCTTTGCCTAG